In Mastigocladopsis repens PCC 10914, a single window of DNA contains:
- a CDS encoding hybrid sensor histidine kinase/response regulator produces the protein MKESIFKVLLIDDDEDDYILTRDWFREFQVAYCDLEWVDSYQAAMEAIVDNQYDIYLVDYRLGARNGLDLLREAIAKGCSSPIILLTGKGDREIDIEAMKAGAADYLEKSQLTAPLLERSIRYAVERKRSEQKIREHAALLDVATDAIFVRDLKNQILFWNKAAERLYGWKATEAIGKKTLQLWDEKDIPLFKEALNALLQNGSWEGELHQRTKFGKEIIVESRWTLVREFDKKVQSILVVNTNITQKKELEAQFFRAQRLESIGTLASGIAHDLNNVLAPILMTAQLLESQLHDARSKRLLPILISNAKRGANLVKQVLSFTRGIEGERTLLQLKHLMREIQQVVKETFPKSIELSTEIAPNLWTVLGDVTQLHQVLINLCVNARDAMPNGGTLTISAENLLVDENYAKMYIDARVGSYVVITVTDTGVGISQEILDRIFEPFFTTKDLGKGTGLGLSTVLGIIKSHGGFINVESQVGKGSQFKVYLPAQEATETPEEQELELPSGNGELILVVDDEDSIRDVTKTSLESYNYKAITASDGIEAIALYAERQDEIALVLTDMVMPSMDGLTTIRTLKKINPAVKIIAVSGLASSEKVNTVTDMGVKAFLSKPYTAKQLLQTISAVKSGN, from the coding sequence ATGAAAGAGAGCATATTCAAAGTTCTTCTTATTGATGATGATGAAGATGACTACATTTTAACTCGTGATTGGTTTCGTGAATTTCAGGTAGCTTACTGCGATCTGGAATGGGTCGATAGTTATCAAGCAGCAATGGAGGCGATTGTTGACAATCAATACGATATCTATCTTGTTGATTACCGTTTGGGTGCGCGTAACGGACTGGATTTGTTACGTGAAGCAATTGCCAAAGGCTGCTCTTCCCCAATCATTTTATTGACAGGTAAGGGAGACAGGGAAATAGATATTGAGGCAATGAAAGCAGGTGCAGCAGATTATTTAGAAAAAAGTCAGTTGACGGCTCCTTTGCTAGAACGTTCTATCCGCTACGCGGTTGAACGCAAGCGATCTGAACAAAAGATTCGCGAACACGCAGCACTACTTGATGTTGCTACTGATGCAATTTTTGTACGCGATTTAAAAAATCAAATTTTATTTTGGAATAAAGCTGCTGAACGATTATACGGTTGGAAAGCAACCGAGGCAATTGGCAAGAAAACATTACAACTTTGGGATGAGAAAGATATACCACTATTTAAAGAAGCTCTTAACGCTCTATTGCAAAATGGTTCTTGGGAGGGCGAACTACATCAAAGAACAAAATTTGGTAAAGAAATTATCGTCGAAAGTCGCTGGACACTGGTACGCGAGTTTGATAAAAAAGTCCAATCAATCCTCGTTGTTAATACTAATATCACACAAAAAAAAGAACTAGAAGCACAATTTTTTCGTGCCCAGCGTTTAGAAAGCATTGGAACTTTAGCAAGCGGTATTGCCCACGACCTCAACAATGTTCTTGCGCCCATTTTGATGACAGCCCAACTTTTAGAGTCACAACTGCATGATGCGCGGAGTAAGCGCCTGCTACCAATATTAATATCCAATGCCAAACGGGGAGCAAATTTGGTTAAGCAAGTGCTGTCTTTTACTCGCGGTATTGAGGGCGAGCGCACTTTGCTGCAACTAAAGCACTTAATGAGAGAAATTCAGCAAGTTGTTAAAGAAACTTTTCCCAAATCTATTGAACTTTCCACAGAGATAGCGCCAAACCTTTGGACTGTTTTAGGCGATGTGACCCAACTGCATCAAGTACTCATAAATTTGTGCGTCAATGCTCGTGATGCCATGCCTAATGGCGGTACCTTGACCATCTCGGCTGAAAATCTTCTTGTTGATGAAAATTACGCCAAGATGTATATTGATGCTCGAGTTGGTTCGTATGTTGTTATTACTGTGACTGATACTGGAGTTGGTATTTCACAGGAAATCCTAGACCGCATTTTTGAACCATTTTTTACGACTAAAGATTTAGGCAAGGGAACTGGGCTTGGTCTTTCGACAGTACTTGGCATTATCAAAAGCCACGGCGGTTTTATCAACGTGGAGAGTCAGGTAGGGAAAGGTAGCCAATTTAAGGTATATTTACCAGCACAAGAAGCAACGGAAACTCCAGAAGAGCAAGAACTGGAATTACCATCCGGTAACGGAGAATTGATTTTGGTTGTGGATGACGAAGATTCGATTCGAGATGTTACAAAAACATCTCTGGAAAGCTATAATTACAAGGCTATAACTGCTAGCGATGGCATTGAGGCGATCGCTCTTTATGCAGAACGTCAGGATGAAATAGCTCTAGTCTTGACAGATATGGTTATGCCTTCGATGGATGGGCTAACTACCATTCGCACCTTAAAAAAAATTAATCCAGCCGTCAAGATTATTGCCGTTAGTGGACTTGCTTCTAGTGAAAAGGTAAATACAGTCACTGACATGGGTGTCAAAGCCTTTTTATCCAAACCTTACACTGCAAAGCAGTTGTTGCAAACTATTAGCGCCGTCAAGAGTGGGAATTAG
- a CDS encoding DUF2103 domain-containing protein: MTKPTEGRLVWNHSTHISGLIPVLERLIRQDGIQTVTPGQIGRVKGHCPHLQLRISVPIRGGFKVIARQGRTVQEVFILTILDQNLLEEAIAIAMKK; encoded by the coding sequence ATGACAAAACCCACTGAGGGCAGGCTTGTTTGGAATCACTCGACCCATATTAGTGGTCTTATCCCAGTCCTAGAACGTCTCATACGACAGGATGGGATTCAAACCGTGACACCAGGTCAGATTGGGCGGGTGAAAGGTCACTGTCCTCATTTACAATTGCGGATCTCTGTACCAATTCGGGGTGGCTTTAAGGTCATCGCACGCCAGGGTAGAACAGTGCAAGAGGTGTTTATCCTGACAATTTTAGACCAGAATCTACTGGAAGAGGCGATCGCAATCGCCATGAAAAAGTGA
- a CDS encoding response regulator → MKGRQTTVTILMADDDEDDCMLAREALAESRLANELHIVNDGEELMDYLYHRGLYANKSSAPRPNLILLDLNMPKKDGREALREIKADPRLRKIPVVILTTSKAEEDVYSSYDLGANSFIIKPVTFASLVEVMRTIGKYWFEIVELPL, encoded by the coding sequence GTGAAGGGTCGGCAAACAACCGTCACAATTCTGATGGCTGATGATGATGAGGATGACTGTATGCTAGCTCGTGAAGCGCTGGCAGAAAGTCGATTGGCAAACGAGCTACATATCGTTAATGATGGTGAAGAGTTAATGGATTATCTCTATCATCGTGGTCTGTATGCCAACAAAAGCAGTGCGCCACGACCAAATCTGATTTTGTTAGATTTAAATATGCCCAAAAAAGATGGTCGTGAGGCACTCAGAGAGATTAAAGCTGACCCGCGTTTAAGGAAAATTCCCGTTGTTATTCTGACGACTTCCAAGGCAGAGGAAGATGTTTATAGCAGTTATGATTTGGGTGCGAACTCATTCATCATTAAACCTGTCACCTTCGCATCCTTGGTGGAAGTCATGAGAACAATTGGAAAGTATTGGTTTGAAATTGTGGAACTGCCGCTATAA
- a CDS encoding hybrid sensor histidine kinase/response regulator — MNPLLSNNEVARLEALHQYQILDTSPEQTFDDLAFLAAQICATPIALINLIDANRQWFKAKVGLDIEEMPVDIGLCPLCIQQRDVLIIPDTLADERFATSPVVTSAPYVRFYAGVPLITPEGHVIGTVCVVDRVPRLLQPEQLESLKAISRLVMRQLELRRNLTQVASIKTEYQQAQEALRQSESTLRSFFDSAPMMMGIVELLDDNDILHISDNAATAKFFGLAPGAMGNRLASELGLSPDYVRDWIDYFRQAQSLQLPVSFEHPHNVLGDHRWLRATVSVIGESSLSHPRFAYIVEDITERQQAEEELRWKEALLRSMTGVSPLAFYVVDHRTSDILYVNERFCEIWGIQYLKEQIESGRLKHQDVMNKCCEFTEVSPFISCEPIPSQTCICEDEILLNDGRTIRRFSRRIQDENDQYFARLYIFEDITVRKLAEQHVREQAALLDIATDAIIVRDLNNKILLWNKSAENLYGWKAQETLGRNAEEILYNNKLLPQHREIYQNVFDSGSWQGELQKMTKSGKEIIVESRWTLVRDEHFQPKSILVVETDITEKKQLEKQFLRNQRMESIGTLASGIAHDLNNVLSPILMSVQMLKVKSQDERSRKILTIVENNAKRGANLVKQVLSFARGIEGDGSANVFGERTGIQLKNLISEMKQIVEQTFPKSIAIQTEIQPDLLAVCGDSTQLHQVLMNLCLNARDAMTNGGNLKISAQNVFIDENFAKMHLDAQAGSYIVLTVADTGIGISNELLDRIFEPFFTTKEFGKGTGLGLSTVMGIIKGHGGFVTVSSSIGKGTKFKVYLPAVKTAATQLIEDLEMPTGYGEWILVVDDEPAIREITKASLENNNYKVMTASDGIEAVALYAQYKDKISAAIVDMMMPNMDGVTTINTLHKMNPLLRVIAVSGLATSEQVPLDKASKLTAFLPKPYTAQELLKTLHSVISGY, encoded by the coding sequence ATGAATCCTTTATTGTCTAACAATGAAGTAGCGAGGCTTGAGGCTCTCCACCAATATCAGATTCTCGACACATCACCAGAACAAACATTTGATGATTTGGCATTCTTAGCTGCTCAGATTTGCGCTACACCCATCGCATTAATAAATTTAATAGACGCTAACCGTCAGTGGTTCAAAGCCAAAGTGGGATTAGATATAGAAGAAATGCCCGTAGATATCGGGTTGTGTCCCCTTTGTATCCAACAACGAGATGTTTTGATCATTCCTGACACTTTGGCTGATGAACGGTTTGCTACCAGCCCCGTAGTTACCTCTGCTCCGTACGTGAGATTTTACGCTGGAGTCCCTTTGATAACACCAGAGGGACACGTGATCGGGACAGTATGTGTTGTTGATCGCGTACCCCGCCTTCTGCAACCAGAACAGTTAGAGTCGCTAAAAGCAATCAGCCGCCTGGTTATGAGACAACTGGAGTTACGCCGGAATTTAACTCAGGTCGCTAGTATCAAAACAGAGTACCAGCAAGCGCAAGAAGCACTGCGACAGAGCGAATCTACGCTCCGCAGCTTTTTTGACAGTGCGCCGATGATGATGGGGATAGTCGAGCTATTAGATGATAATGATATCCTGCATATTTCTGATAATGCTGCCACAGCAAAATTTTTTGGGCTAGCCCCAGGAGCAATGGGAAATCGCCTTGCTAGTGAGCTAGGTTTGTCCCCAGATTATGTGCGCGACTGGATTGATTATTTCCGTCAAGCACAAAGCCTTCAATTACCTGTGAGCTTTGAACATCCTCACAATGTGTTAGGGGATCACAGATGGTTAAGAGCTACAGTCTCGGTCATTGGAGAGAGTTCACTGAGCCATCCGCGATTTGCTTACATAGTTGAGGACATTACTGAGCGTCAGCAAGCAGAAGAAGAATTGCGTTGGAAAGAAGCACTTTTGCGCTCCATGACTGGCGTTTCTCCACTAGCATTTTACGTTGTTGATCACCGTACAAGTGACATTTTGTATGTCAATGAACGCTTTTGTGAAATTTGGGGCATTCAATACCTGAAAGAGCAAATCGAAAGCGGCAGATTGAAACATCAGGATGTCATGAACAAATGCTGTGAATTTACAGAGGTTTCACCTTTCATCTCCTGCGAACCTATTCCAAGCCAGACCTGCATATGTGAGGACGAAATTTTATTAAATGATGGTCGCACTATCCGGCGTTTTTCCAGACGGATTCAAGATGAAAATGACCAATATTTTGCACGGTTATATATTTTTGAGGATATCACTGTACGCAAGTTAGCAGAACAGCACGTTCGCGAACAAGCGGCACTGCTTGATATTGCAACAGACGCAATTATTGTGCGGGATTTGAACAATAAAATTTTACTATGGAATAAAAGCGCCGAGAACCTTTACGGTTGGAAGGCGCAAGAAACCCTTGGTAGAAACGCAGAGGAAATTCTATATAATAATAAACTCTTGCCGCAACACAGGGAAATTTACCAAAATGTCTTTGACTCTGGCTCGTGGCAAGGTGAATTGCAGAAAATGACTAAATCTGGCAAAGAAATTATTGTTGAAAGTCGTTGGACGCTAGTGCGCGATGAACATTTTCAACCAAAATCAATCCTTGTCGTTGAGACTGATATCACAGAGAAAAAGCAACTAGAAAAGCAATTTTTACGCAATCAGCGAATGGAGAGTATAGGCACTCTTGCGAGTGGCATTGCTCACGATTTGAACAATGTGTTGTCTCCAATTTTGATGTCAGTACAAATGCTTAAAGTAAAATCCCAAGATGAGCGTAGCAGGAAAATACTGACGATTGTAGAAAATAACGCCAAACGGGGTGCAAATTTAGTCAAACAGGTGCTGTCATTTGCACGAGGAATTGAAGGCGATGGATCTGCCAATGTCTTCGGCGAGCGCACCGGAATTCAGCTGAAGAATTTGATTTCAGAAATGAAGCAAATAGTCGAACAAACTTTTCCTAAATCGATCGCAATTCAAACTGAAATCCAGCCAGATTTGTTAGCTGTGTGTGGTGATAGTACTCAACTGCATCAAGTGCTGATGAATTTGTGTCTTAATGCTCGTGACGCCATGACGAATGGCGGAAATTTGAAAATTTCTGCCCAGAATGTTTTCATTGATGAAAATTTTGCCAAGATGCATCTTGATGCTCAAGCTGGTTCTTACATTGTCCTCACGGTTGCTGATACGGGAATTGGTATTTCTAACGAACTATTAGATAGAATTTTTGAACCATTTTTTACAACTAAAGAGTTTGGTAAGGGAACCGGACTTGGACTGTCAACAGTCATGGGCATTATTAAAGGTCATGGCGGGTTCGTCACCGTATCGAGTTCCATAGGCAAGGGAACAAAATTTAAGGTCTACCTGCCAGCAGTCAAGACAGCTGCGACGCAGTTAATAGAAGACCTAGAAATGCCTACAGGATACGGAGAATGGATTTTAGTTGTAGATGACGAACCCGCTATAAGAGAAATTACCAAAGCTTCTTTGGAAAACAATAATTATAAAGTAATGACTGCTAGTGATGGCATAGAGGCAGTCGCACTGTACGCCCAGTATAAAGATAAAATTAGTGCGGCAATTGTCGATATGATGATGCCAAATATGGATGGCGTCACTACCATCAACACCTTGCACAAAATGAACCCACTGCTGCGTGTCATTGCTGTTAGTGGACTAGCGACAAGCGAACAAGTGCCATTAGATAAAGCCTCTAAGCTAACAGCATTTTTACCTAAGCCATATACCGCGCAGGAGTTACTAAAAACTTTGCATTCAGTTATCTCTGGTTATTAG
- a CDS encoding molybdenum cofactor biosynthesis protein MoaE produces MNLGLVASVASAIKPKAEDSFAISFAPLSVEEVYTKADDPANGAVVVMSGMVRNQTDGKPVIALEYQAYEPMAMRVFYQIAANIRQQWSIVNRVVIYHRVGRLQVGEISVLVAVGCPHRSEAFEACRYAIDTLKHNAPIWKKEHWADGSSTWVSIGACEAQG; encoded by the coding sequence ATGAACTTGGGTCTGGTCGCTTCAGTTGCCTCTGCCATTAAACCGAAAGCCGAAGATAGCTTCGCCATTAGCTTTGCGCCACTGTCTGTTGAAGAAGTTTATACCAAAGCGGATGACCCAGCAAATGGCGCAGTTGTGGTTATGAGTGGGATGGTTCGCAACCAAACCGATGGTAAACCTGTGATTGCCCTAGAATATCAAGCTTACGAACCTATGGCAATGCGGGTGTTTTATCAAATTGCCGCTAATATTCGGCAACAATGGTCTATTGTGAATCGCGTGGTCATTTATCATCGGGTTGGGCGCTTGCAAGTTGGTGAAATCAGCGTTTTAGTCGCGGTGGGTTGTCCCCATCGTTCCGAAGCGTTTGAAGCTTGTCGTTATGCGATTGATACTCTCAAACACAACGCCCCCATTTGGAAAAAAGAACATTGGGCTGATGGTTCAAGTACCTGGGTGAGTATTGGTGCTTGTGAAGCTCAGGGTTGA
- a CDS encoding PAS domain-containing protein, which yields MTNLILVVDDDALTRLYLRSLLQQEGYQVAEAINGEQALNLYSEIQPDIVLLDALMPMMDGFTCCAQLQTLPGGAETPVLIITALDDQTSVERAFAAGATDYITKPINWQVLRQRVRRLLEARHAMQKLRQQTQQAQNREAQLVMALEAASMSTWDWDIQNNKVSWSDNLTALLGLESATYEAFLQRIHPEDRDFLNHSVMQALYEGAEYDVEFRVVLHNGHIGWLASKGVVFRNSSDVVVRMTGVTMDITKRKQAEEALEVYANRQALVAELSQLALAGIDVTKLMDETVTLVAHSLEVDYCKVLELLNDGDTLLLRAGVGWQPGLEGYATVSAGMDSQAGYTLYLQEPVIVSDLRTETRFKGPSLLHNHQVVSGLSVIIHGKERPFGVLGVHTTTQRTFSKDDIYFLQAIANVLATAIERQRVEDALRESEQRWQLALRGNSDGIWDWNVKTNEVFFSTRWKEMLGYSEHEIVNHLDEWMSRIHPDDIARVTRVIQDHFARKTPFYISEYRVRCKDGSYKWVLDRGQALWDDEGTVVRMAGSHTDITEHKLAEEKLQESEKRFQILARATNDAVWDWDLLTDKLWWNDSVQTLFGYSPEEVKSEATWWYEHIHPNDRERIVSDIHAVINSNQQFWSNEYLFRRADGSYAYIFDRGYVVHDNIGKSVRMIGAMMDISERKRVQEELQRQNLRSQLFADITLKIRQSLQIDEILQTTVTEVQKLLHAERVLIFRLLSDGSGIVVQEAVVGGVLAVLGHNLHDPCFVEDYIQKYRHGRISAVTDIEHGGIEPCYVEFLKRLSVRSNLIVPILLKNQLWGLLIAHQCTQPRQWTSWETELLRHLADQIGIALAQAQLLEQETRQRQELLRSNDELQQFAFIASHDLQEPLRKIKTFGERLKAAYSDALTDQGRDYLDRMQNATRRMQALIEDLLTLSRVTTRGQPFVPVDLTQVTQEVLSDLEIRIQQTGAYVEVGELPIIHADPLQMRQLLQNLIGNALKFHRQGERPIVNIYTQQLNDQDAVEFCQIIVEDNGIGFDEKYLDRIFNVFQRLHGRSEYEGTGIGLAICRKIVERHNGSISAQSTPGQGSRFIVILPINSVA from the coding sequence ATGACTAATTTGATTCTGGTTGTAGACGACGACGCTTTAACGCGGTTATATCTACGGAGTTTGCTACAACAAGAAGGGTATCAGGTAGCAGAGGCAATAAACGGCGAGCAAGCACTAAATTTGTATAGTGAAATACAACCAGATATAGTGCTGCTAGATGCCCTGATGCCGATGATGGATGGGTTTACCTGCTGCGCTCAATTGCAAACACTCCCCGGTGGCGCGGAAACGCCTGTGTTAATAATTACCGCTCTTGACGACCAGACATCCGTGGAGCGGGCTTTTGCTGCTGGTGCTACTGATTACATTACCAAGCCAATCAACTGGCAAGTCTTGCGTCAAAGAGTGCGTCGTCTATTAGAAGCGCGTCATGCCATGCAGAAATTGCGACAGCAAACTCAGCAGGCGCAGAATCGGGAGGCGCAACTGGTGATGGCGTTGGAAGCAGCCAGCATGAGTACTTGGGATTGGGACATCCAAAATAACAAGGTGAGTTGGTCGGATAACCTGACAGCACTCTTAGGCTTGGAAAGTGCTACATATGAAGCTTTTTTGCAACGTATTCATCCCGAAGACCGAGATTTTCTCAACCATTCAGTGATGCAGGCTCTTTACGAAGGGGCAGAGTACGACGTAGAATTTCGTGTTGTTTTGCATAATGGTCATATTGGTTGGTTGGCGAGTAAAGGTGTTGTCTTTCGCAACTCCTCTGACGTAGTGGTGCGGATGACTGGGGTAACTATGGACATCACTAAGCGCAAACAAGCGGAAGAGGCGTTAGAAGTTTATGCCAATCGACAAGCACTAGTAGCAGAACTCAGTCAACTGGCACTAGCAGGTATAGACGTGACCAAGCTGATGGATGAAACTGTCACCCTCGTTGCCCACAGTCTTGAGGTTGACTATTGCAAGGTTTTGGAACTCCTGAATGATGGTGACACCTTGCTGCTACGGGCAGGGGTAGGTTGGCAGCCAGGGCTTGAAGGATATGCAACTGTCAGTGCTGGAATGGATTCTCAAGCTGGCTACACCCTATATTTGCAAGAGCCAGTTATTGTGAGTGACCTCCGCACAGAAACGCGGTTCAAGGGACCTTCGCTACTGCATAACCATCAAGTGGTCAGCGGTTTGTCGGTGATCATTCATGGCAAAGAGCGTCCTTTTGGTGTTTTAGGGGTACACACCACCACACAGCGTACCTTCAGCAAAGATGATATTTACTTCCTGCAAGCTATTGCCAATGTGCTAGCTACAGCTATTGAGCGTCAGAGAGTCGAAGATGCCCTCAGAGAAAGTGAGCAACGCTGGCAGTTGGCTTTGCGGGGCAATAGTGATGGTATTTGGGACTGGAACGTTAAAACCAATGAAGTGTTCTTCTCAACTCGCTGGAAGGAAATGCTCGGTTACTCTGAGCATGAGATTGTGAATCATTTAGATGAATGGATGAGCCGCATTCACCCAGATGATATAGCCAGGGTCACACGAGTTATTCAAGACCACTTTGCCAGGAAAACCCCCTTTTATATAAGTGAATATAGAGTCCGGTGTAAGGACGGTAGCTACAAATGGGTTTTGGATCGGGGTCAAGCACTGTGGGATGATGAAGGTACAGTAGTGCGGATGGCAGGCTCCCATACAGATATTACTGAGCACAAGCTGGCAGAAGAAAAACTGCAAGAAAGCGAAAAGCGTTTTCAGATACTTGCTCGTGCCACGAATGATGCTGTCTGGGATTGGGATTTACTCACAGATAAGTTGTGGTGGAATGACAGCGTACAGACTCTGTTTGGTTACTCACCAGAGGAAGTCAAAAGCGAGGCGACTTGGTGGTATGAGCATATACACCCAAATGATAGGGAGAGAATTGTTTCTGACATTCATGCTGTGATCAACAGTAATCAACAATTCTGGTCGAATGAATACCTCTTTCGCCGTGCAGACGGTTCTTATGCCTACATCTTTGATCGCGGTTATGTCGTTCATGACAACATAGGCAAATCGGTGCGAATGATTGGGGCGATGATGGACATTTCTGAGCGCAAGCGGGTCCAAGAAGAGTTACAGCGCCAGAACTTGCGATCGCAATTATTTGCCGATATCACTTTAAAAATTCGTCAGTCCTTACAAATTGATGAAATTCTTCAAACCACCGTTACCGAGGTGCAAAAGCTGCTGCACGCTGAACGTGTATTAATTTTTCGCCTACTTTCAGATGGTTCTGGAATAGTAGTGCAAGAGGCTGTGGTCGGGGGTGTGCTTGCTGTTCTCGGGCACAACCTCCATGACCCTTGCTTTGTCGAAGATTACATCCAGAAATACCGCCATGGACGGATTAGTGCTGTTACCGATATCGAGCATGGTGGGATCGAGCCTTGCTATGTGGAATTTCTGAAGCGACTGAGTGTTAGATCTAACCTTATTGTCCCTATTCTCCTGAAAAATCAACTTTGGGGTCTGCTCATTGCCCATCAGTGTACTCAACCTCGCCAATGGACGAGCTGGGAAACAGAACTTTTGCGACATCTGGCGGATCAGATAGGCATTGCCCTTGCTCAGGCTCAACTCCTAGAACAAGAAACTCGTCAACGGCAAGAACTTCTCCGTTCCAATGACGAACTGCAACAATTTGCCTTTATCGCCTCTCACGATTTGCAAGAGCCATTGCGTAAGATTAAGACATTTGGCGAGCGATTAAAAGCCGCTTATAGCGATGCTTTAACCGACCAGGGACGTGATTACCTGGACCGGATGCAGAACGCAACCCGCAGGATGCAAGCCTTGATTGAAGATTTATTAACACTTTCGCGAGTAACCACTAGAGGGCAGCCTTTTGTACCTGTGGATTTGACACAGGTCACGCAAGAGGTGTTGTCTGATTTGGAGATACGTATCCAACAAACCGGAGCATATGTGGAGGTAGGCGAGTTACCTATCATTCACGCCGATCCGCTCCAGATGCGTCAATTGCTACAAAACCTCATCGGCAATGCTCTGAAATTCCATCGTCAAGGGGAACGACCTATTGTTAACATTTACACTCAGCAATTAAACGATCAAGATGCTGTAGAATTTTGTCAAATTATTGTAGAAGATAATGGGATTGGCTTTGACGAAAAGTATCTTGACCGCATCTTCAACGTATTTCAACGCCTGCATGGTCGTAGCGAATACGAAGGAACCGGGATAGGTTTAGCTATCTGCCGGAAAATTGTTGAGCGTCACAACGGGAGCATCTCGGCACAAAGCACACCAGGGCAAGGGTCAAGATTTATTGTCATACTTCCAATTAACTCTGTTGCATAA